The following are encoded in a window of Gopherus flavomarginatus isolate rGopFla2 chromosome 10, rGopFla2.mat.asm, whole genome shotgun sequence genomic DNA:
- the LOC127030137 gene encoding zinc finger protein 883-like, with protein sequence MAQGRGMAAAEPVQGLVSFEEVAVYFTAGQGALLDPAQRALYRDVMQENYENVSSLGCPVSKPDVISQLERGEEPWVPDLQGCEEGEMPRGACVAGAGMVSEEKKQNTQQENSEQVASHGGLSHGSRGNVSRHRVQGKVCESQHRPERGQRNQPAEKVGNSINCQGTHQDLLETTAQPRIPTGERKNTCAECGKHFTSHSGLLKHKRIHTGERPYGCSVCGKTFSQSIHLIRHHRIHTGEKPHECSECGKTFTLSSTLINHQRIHTGERPYTCSECGKKFTQSSGLVKHQRIHTGEKPYECCECGKSFTDRSDLINHQRIHTGERPYTCSECGKKFTRSSGLLIHQKIHTGEKPYKCCECGKSFIQSSALNKHQRIHTGERTYECCECGKSFSQSFHLIRHHRLHTGEKPYKCCECGKSFTQSSALNKHQRIHTGERPYECCECGESFSVKSDLIEHQNIHMGKIPHQCSDCGKTFTQSSSLNAHQRIHTGERPYECCECGKLFRQKSTLITHQARHTGERPYQCCDCGKGFSVSSDLIVHQRIHTGERPYRCSECGKSFTRSSPLKRHQSVHRRERQHRNSV encoded by the exons atggcacagggcagaggaatgGCTGCAGCGGAGCCAGTTCAG gggctggtgagcTTCGAGGAGGTGGCCGTGTATTTcactgcagggcagggggctctgctggatcctgctcagagagccctctacagagacgtcatgcaggagaactatgaaaACGTGagctcgctgg GGtgtccagtttccaaacctgatgtgatctcccagctggaacgagGGGAGGAGCCGTGGGTCCCGGATCTCCAGGGCTGTGAGGAAGGGGAGATGCCGAGAGGTGCCTGTGTAG caggtgcTGGGATGGTGAGTGAGGAGAAGAAGCAGAATACTCAGCAGGAAAATTCTGAGCAAGTGGCATCACATGGGGGATTATCGCATGGCTCCAGAGGGAATGTGTCCAGGCATCGTGTGCAGGGGAAAGTCTGTGAGagtcagcacaggccagagagagggcAGAGAAACCAGCCAGCGGAGAAAGTGGGTAACTCCATTAATTGTCAGGGAACTCACCAGGACCTCCTGGAAACCACAGCTCAGCCAAGAATACctacaggagagagaaaaaacacatgtgctgagtgtggaaaACATTTCACTAGCCACTCAGGCCTTTTAAAACataagagaatccacactggagagaggccctatggatgcagtgtgtgtgggaaaaccttcagtcaGAGCATTCACCTTATTCGACATCacaggatccacacaggagagaaaccccatgaatgcagtgagtgcgggaaaaccttcactctGAGCTCCACCCTTATTaaccatcagaggatccacacaggagaacgACCGTATACatgtagtgagtgtgggaaaaagttCACTCAGAGCTCAGGTCTCGTtaaacatcagaggatccacacaggagagaaaccttatgaatgctgtgagtgtgggaaaagctttaccGACAGGTCAGACCTTATTAatcatcagaggatccacacaggagagcgacCGTATACatgtagtgagtgtgggaaaaagttCACTCGGAGCTCAGGTCTTCTTATACATCAGaagatccacacaggagagaaaccctacaaatgctgtgagtgcgggaaaagcttcattcaGAGCTCAGCCCTTAAtaaacatcagaggatccacacaggggagagaacCTACgagtgctgtgagtgtgggaaaagcttcagtcagagctttCACCTTATTCGACATCACAGAttgcacacaggagagaaaccctacaaatgctgtgagtgcgggaaaagcttcactcagagcTCAGCCCTTAAtaaacatcagaggatccacacaggtgagagaCCCTACGAATGTTGTGAGTGTGGGGAAAGCTTCTCTGTAAAGTCAGACCTTATTGAACATCAGAATATCCACATGGGAAAGATACCTCATCAGTGCTCTGATTGTGGAAAAACTTTCACACAGAGTTCATCCCTTAAtgcacatcagaggatccacacgggAGAGCGCCCCTATgagtgctgtgagtgtgggaaactgTTCAGACAGAAATCAACTCTAATTACACATCAGGCAAGGcatacaggagagagaccctatcaATGCTGTGATTGCGGGAAAGGCTTCAGTGTGAGCTCAGACCTCATTGTGCATCAGAGAATTcacacgggagagagaccttatagatgctctgagtgcgggaaaagtttCACCCGGAGCTCACCCCTTAAAAGACATCAGAGTGTtcacaggagagagagacagcataGAAACTCTGTGTAG